The following are from one region of the uncultured Fretibacterium sp. genome:
- a CDS encoding ABC transporter substrate-binding protein, whose amino-acid sequence MSVLKKMVGVVSLAFLTCLAAGGASWAADALKSVRDRGTLIVGFCAAYPPFESRNETTGEFEGFDVDLGRALAEKLGVKVEFRDTEWPGLIAGVNKGDFDVLLSCMSRSETREENVSMTDTYYRLSDVAVVRTGDERFKSVDDLRGKVVGVQMGSASEQIADKMEGLKEVRRFNYNPEAFLDLQNKRIDALIVGYAYAVNQIRTTSGDFHVLGEVGEPSEIVMVLNKDSSSLTDALNAALKELRESGKYDEILKKWLVAE is encoded by the coding sequence ATGAGTGTGTTGAAGAAGATGGTTGGTGTTGTATCCCTTGCTTTCCTGACGTGTCTGGCGGCTGGAGGGGCCTCCTGGGCTGCCGATGCGCTGAAGAGCGTCCGGGACAGGGGGACTCTGATCGTCGGGTTTTGTGCCGCCTACCCTCCTTTTGAGTCCCGAAACGAGACTACGGGGGAGTTCGAGGGGTTCGATGTGGACCTGGGCAGGGCTTTGGCCGAAAAACTTGGGGTTAAGGTCGAGTTCCGGGACACGGAGTGGCCGGGGCTGATCGCAGGTGTGAACAAGGGCGACTTTGACGTCCTGCTCTCCTGCATGTCGAGGTCCGAGACGCGGGAGGAGAATGTGAGCATGACGGACACGTATTACCGGCTGTCCGATGTCGCCGTCGTGAGGACGGGAGACGAACGCTTCAAATCGGTCGACGACCTCAGGGGCAAGGTCGTCGGCGTCCAGATGGGGTCCGCGTCGGAGCAGATAGCCGACAAGATGGAGGGCCTCAAGGAGGTCCGACGCTTCAACTACAATCCCGAGGCATTCCTGGACCTGCAGAACAAGCGCATCGACGCGTTGATCGTCGGGTATGCCTACGCGGTCAACCAGATCAGGACGACGTCCGGAGATTTCCACGTCCTGGGCGAGGTGGGCGAGCCCTCCGAGATCGTCATGGTCCTCAACAAGGACTCCTCCTCACTGACGGACGCCCTGAATGCGGCGCTGAAGGAGCTCCGCGAGAGCGG
- a CDS encoding amino acid ABC transporter ATP-binding protein, with the protein MLDDRDDGSAIDVRGVTKHFGALCVLDRISCRFERGRTTVVIGPSGSGKSTLARCICGLETYDAGSITLFGEDVASLRSRPRAMSRRTGMIFQHFNLWPHMTALENVAFAPRRCLKVDEGEARELASSLLERVGLKNKARYKPGQLSGGEQQRVAIARALALSPSHLVFDEPTSALDPELVGEVLTVMSDLSKNGMGMLVITHEMQFAREVSDKVVFMAEGSVQEEGSPEEIFEAPGLERTRMFLRRTMKHYY; encoded by the coding sequence ATGCTCGATGACAGGGACGACGGAAGTGCGATCGATGTCCGGGGCGTGACGAAACATTTTGGGGCTCTGTGTGTTTTGGATCGGATTTCCTGCCGTTTCGAGAGGGGTCGTACAACGGTGGTCATTGGTCCCAGCGGATCCGGAAAAAGCACTCTGGCCCGCTGCATCTGCGGACTGGAGACGTATGACGCGGGATCGATAACGCTCTTCGGCGAGGATGTCGCGTCTTTGCGGAGCCGTCCCAGGGCCATGAGTCGCCGTACCGGCATGATCTTCCAGCATTTCAATCTCTGGCCGCACATGACGGCGCTGGAGAACGTGGCGTTTGCCCCCAGGCGCTGTCTGAAAGTGGACGAAGGAGAAGCCAGGGAGCTCGCCTCCAGCCTGTTGGAGCGGGTGGGCTTGAAGAACAAGGCCCGGTACAAACCGGGTCAGCTCTCGGGAGGAGAGCAGCAGCGGGTGGCGATTGCGAGGGCTCTGGCCCTGTCTCCGTCCCATCTGGTGTTCGACGAGCCGACGAGCGCCTTGGATCCCGAATTGGTGGGGGAGGTCCTGACGGTCATGTCCGACCTTTCAAAAAACGGCATGGGCATGCTGGTCATTACGCACGAGATGCAGTTTGCCCGTGAGGTCTCGGACAAGGTCGTGTTCATGGCGGAGGGAAGCGTCCAGGAGGAGGGATCGCCCGAGGAAATTTTCGAGGCCCCCGGTCTTGAAAGGACCCGAATGTTTTTGCGGCGCACGATGAAACACTATTATTGA